taagagtaatgttacataaattcatttttacgtatttttcgCACATTCTATTGATGTGACtgactgtattaatttttttaaatatataactaattacattaatagaatgcataaaagaatatataaaagtgtctgtatataaaatttttattacacttaatagaatgtataagtatagtgtatttattttaaaaaaataaataaatataaaatttatataaaaaaattaaatttttttaaaaaatacacgaCTGATATACAACTTATCCTAGAATATTGGTAATGACCTAATTatgtcaaatttaaaatttaactaaaatctCACATTTTAACCATAATATCAAGTGCCAGCTAAATAAGTTCACATATATTAGCATGGGGTGTTCTTAAACCATGCAACTACGTTATGTACTATTTTGTACAAGCAAACAAATGCGTGAAGATCAGATCATCGACCGATGCAAAGACTTACGTTACGTCTTCGTCTTGTCACGGTACTCCCTTGTCTTACCAGCTCCCATTGTTTTCCATTAATGGTGCCACTGGTTTCTTCAAACCTGCTCCCAGGTCTTCCACGTCGcagttcctttttctttttctttctctttcttcatgATCTCTGTCGCATCTGGGCCTACGTACGTCAGTTTTGGATATGGTTGAAAACCATGACATGTATACATCTCGAGCACTCtggttattttctttgcttccaAACAGGGCCGGTTCttaaaatctttatttatttgtcgAAATAACTATTACTTGGATTAGACAAGGAATCTACCTTGAGGGTTGAACTGCTCATGGATCACTATCATACTATTGAGAAAAGAGAGGgaggctaaaaaaaaaaaaaaaaaaaaaacagagtcaGAAAGAGGAAACTCGATATATATTTCTTGGCTACTCCATTCATCACAAGGGATATTAGTGTCTTGACATACGATTGGGCCGCATATATTTATCTAGTCATGGAATATTTGATGAGCTTACATTTCCCTTCATCTGTAAACAAGGTTCTAACCAAACCTGATTTACACTCTCTCTGTGTGTTGAAGCTGAACCCTGATTTACACTCTCTCTGTGTGTTGAAGCTGACGTCGCGAGACCTCTCTCTCTGTGACAGCCTGTCTCGTATTTATTAGTCGAGCTCCTCCATCGGCTTCAGCACATTGGTTGTATCGGTGTGAATCCCCCTCAACATAGAAAGGAAATGGCGAAGCAAGGCGCGGAGTATCTGCAGGAGCCATGGAAGCAGGACCTGGAGGGAAAAGTGGTTATGGTGACGGGGGCATCCTCCGGACTCGGCCGCGAATACTGTCTTGACCTCGCCAACGCCGGCTGCAAGATCGTGGCCGCCGCTCGCAGGGTCGACCGCCTCAACTCCCTCTGCCACCAAATCAATCACCTCGCTTCTTCTTCGGCGTCCGATTCCCGAGGTTGCCGAGCCGTGGCTGTAAAGCTAGACGTCTCTGCCGATGCTCCCGCCATTGAGACGTCTGTACAAAAAGCTTGGGACGCGTTCGGGCATATCGACGCCTTGATCAATAATGCGGGAGTTAGAGGCaatttactctcttttttttttttatcttcttattTGCTTTCTTTTTGGTTGTTGAGCAAACgaaggaaaatgagagaaaattttgaatttggtaCTAATCGAAGCCAACAAACCATTAAAGTTAAATCTCTTCTACCTTGATTTCctaacaataaaaagaattcgTTAATTTTTAGGCCGGAACCCAAACTCCACGTTTGATATTAGCCTGCTGAGTCTTATCCTAATTTCCCGATACTTCTTTGCGAGTATATGGCTACATAGGTGCTTCTTCCTCTGTACTTTGATTCTTGGAGCCTGTCTAAGATTCGGATACTTTGATATGGATCTATCTCTTTTGCTTTTACTCGTTTGATCGATGTTCTTACCTATTACGCTGCGTACTTTAGGTAATGTGAAATCTCCGTTAGACTTGTCTGAGGAGGAATGGGATCAGGTCGTCAACACAAACTTAAAAGGAACCTGGTTGGTGTCAAAGTATGTCTGCATACGCATGCGTGATGCGGAGCGTGGAGGATCAATCATTAACATATCTTCAATTGCTGGTCTTGACCGTGGGCAGTCGCCTGGAGCTGTCGCCTATGCGTCCTCAAAGGCAGGCGTAAACACCTTGACAAAGGTAATGCCATTTGTTATGCAATTGTTTCGAAATATGGGGTAGTTTCATTAACGCGTTTCATGGTAGTTGTCTGGGAATAACTTCTTCAGGATGAGAAATTATAGGTGCAGTTAACCTTAGTTTTGGATTCTCTTTTCTGACCTATGAGTAAAATTATGCTGTTTTCACAAAAAGAATGCACTGCAGATGGACAAAAAAATTCATtcttaaaaaaagattttactTTGATTAAAAGAATTTACTTCGATCTATTAAAGAATTAGTATAcaagtgaaatttatttttattgtttcaaggTAAGTCATCTGAGTATAATTcttatttaaggaaaaaaagagatatGTTTTGCCGTTTGCAAGGAAAATAACTTCGTAGAGAAAGCTGTTAGGAGTAGAGATGCCAGTGCAGACTTGAGGATGCCCTTCAGACCAAACACTCTTCAACTGCACGACCTGAATTTTCTCATATTGGTCGCTTTTGGAATCAGCAAGGCTGCAACAGACATAATTACCTTCCCCAAACGCCAccgttttcattttcatatcgtGATATTAAGGGTCAACGCGTTGATGAAACTAGGACACATAAGATGTTTGATGATTGTTCTACCTGGATGTCTACTTATGTTTCCATGTTTAGTGACTGGTCCACATATTCCCCATGGCGGGGAAAAGGAGAAGGGGTGTGAGATCGTGCTTGGCTTTTTCTGTAACCATATGAGGACATCTTAAGATGGAGTTAGGAGCCAGTGTCCTCCAAGTCTctgaatatttttctttaaaaactgttccattatattattttctgaGTTTCTATTGTATTGTATATTGTAATATTGCAGGTTATGGCTATGGAATTGGGAGTTTACAAAATTAGAGTGAATTCAATATCACCTGGCATTTTCAAATCTGAGATCACTCAGCGTCTCATGCAAAAAGATTGGCTGGATAAAGTGGTTAAGAAAACTGTCCCTTTAAGAACATATGGCACGTCCGATCCGGCATTAACATCACTTGTTCGATACTTACTACATGACTCTTCTGAATATGTTTCGGGCAACATTTTCATTGTCGATGCAGGTGCAACGCTACCGGGTATTCCTATTTTCTCTTCCCTTTGATGTTCATGTTTTGTACTGACATATAACTAAGTTTCACTATACTGAGATACGAGGACAATCCACCTCATGTGTGAGGTATTAGTAGTTTCTGAAacttatggttttttttttttttttcaatttcttttcctgcCATTTAGTTCAATGCATTGTCATATCTGGCTGCTTTACTTTTATCTGCTTCACTGGGGCAAGCTTTATAAATTTGATAGTGgttgaaaaatcaaaatttccttGAACAGTATCTGTTTAATCTGGTTATTGGCATGCTTTAGGAAACTTAAGGATTGAAATTGTGGTTAGAGAGAGATAATTTGATCTTTCAACTTTCAATCGGACTTGTCTTCTGGTTAATTGCTGCCTGATGACATCCATTATTGTCAACTTCAGGGAAATATTTATGCAATTGCTGTCTTGATATTTTGAATCCATATCTATTTGCAGAGGTCAAGTTCCTGTATACATAGCAATTATAATATTGGAGAAATTTGtgttgttttaattttcttgctatATAGTAAGGTTGTTGCTTCTAAAACCAGTGATGATTCTATGCGTTAGAATAACCATTCGCACTTGTACGAGCTCAGCAGAGACCTTCCCGCGGCAAGTATGGAAAGTGATACACTTATAACTATTGTTTGCAACTTTTATACGATCTTGTTTAAAATGAAggatattttgtaaaataacatcattttacaCAAATATCCTCATTCTAACACATGGTTGTATATAGATTGTAAAATAGAGTTGTACTATGTATCATTATTCATTAGTCATGTTTAGTTAGGAAAATTCTCCTAACTCCAAAATCCTACACAACTTGACTTTCTGTGCTTTTTATAGACTGGTAATTGGTGGGATTGGCTCTGTGGGTATGATTTGAATCTCTCGATCACTATTTCTGTGTTGTGATGGCGGGTGCATGGGCCTCTGGATGCGGCTCATACGGATAGGCTGTTATGTCTACACCACTCGTCAAACAGGCTAGACTTGGCAGTTGGTAGCTATTCAAAGAAAGCCCGAGTCACACATCTACATCTTATTCTAAAATGACCAGTTAATGTTATAATTAGAGCTTTCTAAG
This genomic interval from Carya illinoinensis cultivar Pawnee chromosome 10, C.illinoinensisPawnee_v1, whole genome shotgun sequence contains the following:
- the LOC122279847 gene encoding 3-oxoacyl-[acyl-carrier-protein] reductase FabG-like, with translation MAKQGAEYLQEPWKQDLEGKVVMVTGASSGLGREYCLDLANAGCKIVAAARRVDRLNSLCHQINHLASSSASDSRGCRAVAVKLDVSADAPAIETSVQKAWDAFGHIDALINNAGVRGNVKSPLDLSEEEWDQVVNTNLKGTWLVSKYVCIRMRDAERGGSIINISSIAGLDRGQSPGAVAYASSKAGVNTLTKVMAMELGVYKIRVNSISPGIFKSEITQRLMQKDWLDKVVKKTVPLRTYGTSDPALTSLVRYLLHDSSEYVSGNIFIVDAGATLPGIPIFSSL